In Patescibacteria group bacterium, the genomic stretch CTGGCTCGACAGCCCTTCGATGATGAGGGCATCCACCTCGAGGCGGATGCCGTTCATGCCGACCGGATCCTTGATGCCGCGCTGACCGTCCACGATGAAGCTCTTGGGGATCACGTGGATGATCTCGTAATTGGTTGGGGTCGCCACGGTGCGGGCGGCCTCGATGGCGCGCTCCACGTCTTCATCCCTGATTTCCCCGTCGCTGCGCCCGACGCCCACCACCCCTCGGCTCTCCTGGGCGATGATGTGGCTCCCCGAAATGCCGACCCACGCGGAAGACACCGGCACGCCCGTGATGCGCTCGGCTTGCTCAAGCGCCTTGGAGACGCTCGAAACCGCGTCTTCGAGGTTGGTGACCGTCCCCTTGGCGATGCCAGAAGAAGGCACCTCCACGGCGCCGATCACGTGCATCTGTACCTTTCCGCCCGGGGCGGGCACCGGCTTCCCCACCGCCACGCGGATGCTTTGGGAGCCGATGTCCAATCCAGCGTAAATTTCATCCGCCATACGCGTGTCACCAGTATACCCGCGGGAAGGCCCTAGAACAAGGTCGAAAGCCTCGGGACGAAGATGACCAGGCCGACCACGGCCGCCACCAGGGACGCGATGAGCACCGTGGCGGCCATGATGTCCTTGATGTCCCCCACCACCGGGTGCAGGCGCGGCTTGAAGCCGTCCACGATGCGCTCGAACACGCTGTTCACCAGTTCCAAGGTGAGCACCGCGCCGATGAGCAGGACGAGGAGGATGAATTCCGTCGTACGCACGTGCAGGACGAGCGCCGAGGCGACGACCGCCAGGCCGGCGATCGCCTGCAGGCGAAAGCTTTGCTCGTCTCGAAACACCACGCGGATGCCGTGCAGCGCGTAGCGGAAACTCTTGAACAGGCGGCGGATCTCGATCATAGCGAGGAAGGCGATGAAGGCGATGAAGGCCTCAGGCGGACAAGGCCTCAGGCGGACAAGGCCTCAGGCGTAAGGCGAGGATTGATACCGAGCTTTGTGAGGATGCGCGCTTGGAGCGGGAACATCTTCTTCGCGTCCGAAGGGCGTTCGTGATCGTATCCAAACAGGTGGAGGACGCCATGCACGAGCAGGAACAGCACCTCGTCGCGCGCGGAATGCTTCATCTCCTTCGCCTGCCGAGCGGCCTGTTCGTAGCAAATAAGGACTTCCCCCGTTTCCGCCCTTTCCAGCCTTCCGAACGAAAGCACGTCCGTCACCTTGTCCGATCCGCGCCATTGCCTGTTGAGCGCGCGCATCTCCCGCTCGGACACGAACGCGATAGAAATCTCCGTATCTCTGCGAAGCCGCAACGCGGCGGACACCGCCTTGAGGGCCCGACCAACGTCCGCTTCTTTGACGCGCTGCCCCCCTTTCAGGCGCGACTGGTTCAGTTCGAAATTTATCATATCCTGTCTTTGCGAGGAGGTCCTCAGACCGACGAAGCAATCTCCCGGGAGGTTGCTTCGTCGCCTGGACGGCATGCTCCTCGCAAAGACGTTATTTTCCCATCACGCTATTGATCATCATCTCAAAGGTCTTCGCGTAATCGACCGTCCCCTTGATGCCGAGGTCGTAGGCGAAGACAAGCGTCGTTGTCGCGTCCAGATCGACGGATACCGTCCTCCCGTCACTCGAACGATGGGCCGTGAGTCCGTTCTTCGTGGTAAAGACGGTCGCGTCCGGAGGCATCTGCAGGACATCTGGTCCGGCGACGCTCACGCGCTCGCCGGTCATCGCGGAAAAATCCCCGATGAAACCCGAATCGGCCGTGTTCGCCCATCCTACCGGAAACAGGAACGAGTAGGTGCCGCCGTCATACGCCTTCACCACTCCCGCTTCGAACAGCGTCCTTGGCGCGACGGCGGCCGGGTTGTAGCGGTTCTCCACCTCCAGGCCGTCGACGTACCCGTCCGCGTCGGTGTCCGGCCTGTTCGGATCGGAGACGTAAATCAGGTTTTCCTCAAGGTCGCTCAATCCGTCCCCGTCCGTGTCGGCGCCCGGGACGGCGGTGGATGGCGTCGGCTCGGGAGCCGGTTCGGGTTCGGGGGGAGGTTCGGGCGCGGGTTGCGGGATCGGCTCCGGCGCGGGAACCGGACGTGGAGCGGGCTGTGTCGGTTCGGAGACTTGCGGTCGGGTGATGAAATAGGCACCGATCCCAAGGCCGAGGATGAGCAGGACGCCGGCGATGATGAGCGCCTTGTTGGGACCGGCCTTGCGCTTGGGGACAGGCTTGCCTGTGGGCGCAGGCGGCTTTGGAGGAGGGGGCGGGGCGATGACCTTCGTCGGCGGGGGCGGCGCCGGAGGCTTCGGCTGGGCCATCGGCTGGGCTCCGCCGCGGTACTTTTCCGGCATCACGAACATGGCCGGCATGGGACGTGCCGTGGCCGGAGTCGCTCCGGGAGGAGTCTGCAGCGGTTGCGGAGGCTGTGGCGCGGCCATGACGGAATTGATTTACGGAGCGGCGGGCGGGGCCGACAGGAGCTTGCCGGGACCGTTCGGGTTGTAGCCGTTCTTCACCTCGTCGCCATCCTTGAACGTGTCGCCGTCAGTGTCGGGATTGAGCGGATCGGTCTTGTACGCCTCCATCTCTTCCCGGTCGAACAGGCCGTCGGCGTCCGAATCGGCCTCCACCGGGCTCGTGCCAAGTTGCGCCTCTTGCGCGTCGGTAAGTCCGTCCTTGTCCTGATCCGGCTCCGGCGACGCGGGAGGGGTCACCGCGGGCGCGGTCGGCGGCGCCGTGACGGCGGCGGGAGCGGCCGGAGCGACGGGCGTGCCGGTATCCTCGGACACGGCGTTCGACACGTCCGGGACGCCTGGCGTGGCGGGCGTGCGGGCCGAAAGAAGGAGGAACGACAATCCGGCGGCAGCGGCGATGACGAGGATCACGGCCAGGATGACGAGCACGGCCTTCCAGGGAAAGCCTCCGCCGCCCGACGTCGGTTCGTAGGATGCGGGCGCGACGGGCGCTGCCGGAGTTGGCGCGGCTTGTCGGGAGACTGCTGCCGGAGTTGGCGCTCCCGTTTCCGCAAACATGTCTTCGGGTTCGTCGAACATAGGATGTCGAGGCATGAAGGCCTCAGGCGTGAAGGCGTGAAGGATTTTCCTGAAGCCTTGTCCGCCTCAGGCCTTATCGCCTAATGATATCACAATTTCCCCGGACCATTGGGGTCGTACCCCGCCGCGACTTCGTCGCCGTCGTCGAACCCGTCGCCGTCGGTGTCGGATTTGGTGGGCGACGTGCCGTAGTCGCGTTCGGAAAGGACCGTGAGACCGTCATGGTCGCCGTCGGTTTCGGCAACGATGTCGAGGCAACGGTCCATGTCGGGTCCGGCCTGTTCGCACAACGCCGGATCCCCGGCCGCGATGGCGGTTTCCGTCTGCTTCATCCCGTCGCAGGTTGCGGCATCCCCGCCGCGCGAGGCGCAATTGGCCGAAGTGGTGGGTTCGATCTGCTGCACGCAGGAGCTCCGATACCCTTCCCCCTTGATTGCCTCGCACCGGGCGACGTCGTGCGCGGCAACGGCCATGAGAAACGCCACGTTGTCGGCGCAGGTCCCGCGCAGTTCCGGATCTACCATCCCGTCACACAGGGCGGGATCCCCTTGCTCTTTGGCCACCGACCACAGGCAGCTGTCGCGCGCCTCCCCCGCGAGCGCATCGCACGGGTCCGACGAGGCGGCATTGGTCGCCAGCTCGGTGAGCTTCACTTTACGGCAACCGTCGGGATTCTTGGCCGCGTCGCACTCCGCGGAGGTCGCCTCGATCTGCGATGGCGACACGGGCGCGGACGTCGGCCCAGCGCCTCGACGCAATGCGACGAACGCCACGACGGCGATCGCAAGCACGACGGCGCCGACCGCGATGCCAATGACGATCGGACGGCGCGAAGGGGCCGGAGCCGGCGGCTCGACGTAGGATGTCGGGGCCGGAGCTGGCGCGTATGACGGCGCAGGTTGCGTTTGGTACGTGTCGCCATTCATACGCTACGGGGTAAGCGGGCAGTAGGTGATGGAGAAATCCTCCATCTTGAGGCTGTTGCCCTCGGAATCATACGTCACGGACAGCGGAATCACCTGCGTCTGGTCGGAGCAGCCGAATTCTTGCGGGAACGGGAGGAGGATGTTGCGCCCGTCCTGCACGCCGCCCGAGGACTCCACGGCGGTCCCGTCCGCGTTCACGGTGTAGGAGATGACGAACCCGAGGATGTTGGCGACGATCTGGGTGAACATGTCCGTAATCCCCTCCGCGGTGGTGGCTTCGTAGGAATAATCGATGCCGTCGCTCCCCAGGCCGCAGCCAGTCTCGTTGGAGTATGGTTTATTGGGGTCAAAGATGGAAGCCGTTTCATCATAATGCGATCCGGGACAGACGTCGTCAGACAGATGGCGCATAAAGCTGACGAGCGAATCCGTACTGCTGATGACCGCCGTATAGATGTCCACGTCCGGATATTTTTGTATCCCATTCGTGTTCTTTACGGTATCCATCGTGATCTTCATCGTCACGCCGTCTCCCAAAGGTTCACCATCGCTCAACAGGATGATGATCTTCTTGGATGCCGTCGAGGCATCCATGACCTCGAGTCCGGCGAGCAGACCTGCGTCGGTCGGCGTGCCCCCCGAGGCCGTGTAGGTGTCGATCTTTGCCTGGAGCGTGTTGACGTTCGTCGAGGCGGCGTTCGTGAGTAAGACGTCCTTGCAGGCCTTCCGGGCCGTGGAGGGAACGGTGAACACGGTCCCTGCCGGGGCCCCGGACGTGCATGTCCCGGGCGCTTTGAAACTCACCAACCCGATGCGGATCGTTTGACCGTGTTGCGTGGCCGTATCGAGGATGGTCTGGACCGCGGCCTTCTCCGCGTCCTTCACCGCTTCCATTCGTGTCTTTCCCCCACCAGATTGGGTGCCCATGCTTCCGGACACGTC encodes the following:
- the ybeY gene encoding rRNA maturation RNase YbeY: MPSRRRSNLPGDCFVGLRTSSQRQDMINFELNQSRLKGGQRVKEADVGRALKAVSAALRLRRDTEISIAFVSEREMRALNRQWRGSDKVTDVLSFGRLERAETGEVLICYEQAARQAKEMKHSARDEVLFLLVHGVLHLFGYDHERPSDAKKMFPLQARILTKLGINPRLTPEALSA
- a CDS encoding diacylglycerol kinase family protein encodes the protein MIEIRRLFKSFRYALHGIRVVFRDEQSFRLQAIAGLAVVASALVLHVRTTEFILLVLLIGAVLTLELVNSVFERIVDGFKPRLHPVVGDIKDIMAATVLIASLVAAVVGLVIFVPRLSTLF